A section of the Sedimentisphaera cyanobacteriorum genome encodes:
- a CDS encoding tRNA threonylcarbamoyladenosine dehydratase, with amino-acid sequence MTGRHNFRERLKRTELLLGRENVEKLASSFVAVCGAGAVGSFAAEALARAGVGKLRLIDSDKITKSNINRQVFALTSTEGRYKTDAGRQRILDINPQCKVETLNEFIHTDTLESCLEGRPDFVIDSIDPLNPKLELITELSKREIAFISSMGAARKTDPSKIRISAMREVRYCPLAANLRKRLRKRGVSLSFPAVYSSEQLKKQSALATPESENPIKRGHIQGRKCYLMGSLPTITGIFGLLAADYAIKQLTY; translated from the coding sequence ATGACCGGCCGGCATAATTTCCGAGAAAGGCTCAAAAGAACAGAGCTGCTTCTCGGCAGAGAAAACGTGGAAAAGCTTGCTTCCAGCTTTGTTGCAGTTTGCGGGGCAGGGGCGGTAGGCAGTTTCGCAGCTGAGGCTCTGGCAAGGGCGGGCGTTGGCAAACTGCGCCTGATAGATTCGGATAAGATAACCAAGAGCAACATAAACCGCCAAGTTTTTGCACTCACAAGCACGGAAGGGCGGTACAAAACGGATGCAGGCAGGCAGAGAATTCTCGATATTAACCCTCAGTGCAAAGTAGAAACGCTGAACGAATTCATTCACACCGACACGCTCGAGAGCTGCCTTGAAGGCCGCCCGGATTTTGTGATCGATTCAATAGACCCCCTCAACCCAAAGCTCGAACTCATTACCGAGCTGAGCAAACGTGAAATCGCCTTTATTTCCAGCATGGGAGCAGCGAGAAAAACAGACCCATCCAAAATCCGCATCTCAGCAATGCGAGAGGTAAGATACTGCCCATTAGCTGCAAATCTTCGCAAGCGACTTCGCAAAAGGGGGGTTAGCCTGAGTTTCCCGGCAGTTTATTCCAGTGAGCAGCTGAAGAAACAAAGCGCCCTCGCAACGCCCGAATCTGAGAATCCTATTAAACGAGGCCATATTCAGGGAAGAAAATGCTATCTAATGGGCTCACTGCCCACCATCACAGGCATTTTCGGCCTGCTCGCAGCCGATTACGCCATTAAACAGCTTACTTATTAA